In Myxocyprinus asiaticus isolate MX2 ecotype Aquarium Trade chromosome 8, UBuf_Myxa_2, whole genome shotgun sequence, a single genomic region encodes these proteins:
- the LOC127444862 gene encoding hsp90 co-chaperone Cdc37-like isoform X1, translating to MTTIDYSVWDHIEVSDDEDDTHPNIDTPSLFRWRHQARMERMEAFLKKGEEIEKSLTESKKKLAEVQRRVQELSVASTDESKAELSKAQAEEKRLKKEERSWEKKMEEHRTEEKKMPWNVDTLSKEGFSKSVVNVKPEKKEETEEEKEEKHKTYVEKYEKQIKHFGMLRRWDDSQKYLSDNPHLVCEETANYLVIMCIDLEVEEKHALMEQVAHQTIVMQFILELAKSLQVDPRGCFRQFFTKIKTADQQYQDAFNDELESFKERVRGRAKIRIEKAMKEYEEEERQKRLGPGGLDPVEVYETLPEEMQKCFDEKHIQMLQDTISKMDPTEAKYHMKRCIDSGLWVPNSQGANEEAEKDADELQYEEVRKQDQ from the exons GCTCGCATGGAGCGCATGGAGGCCTTTCTGAAGAAGGGCGAGGAGATCGAGAAGAGCCTGACAGAGAGCAAGAAGAAGCTGGCAGAAGTGCAGCGACGAGTGCAGGAGTTGAGCGTGGCATCCACAGACGAGAGTAAAGCAGAGCTGAGTAAAGCTCAAGCAGAAGAGAAACGGCTGAAGAAAGAGGAGAGATCCTGGGAGAAGAAGATGGAGGAGCACCGCACGGAGGAGAAGAAGATGCCCTGGAACGTGGACACACTCAGTAAAGAGGGCTTCAGTAAG AGTGTCGTCAATGTAAAGCCGGAGAAAAAGGAGGAGACGGAGGAAGAGAAAGAAGAGAAACACAAGACCTACGTGGAGAAAtacgagaaacagatcaaacacTTTG GGATGTTGCGGCGCTGGGATGACTCTCAGAAATATCTGTCTGATAATCCTCACCTGGTGTGTGAGGAAACTGCTAATTACCTGGTTATCATGTGCATCGACCTGGAGGTGGAGGag AAACACGCTCTGATGGAGCAGGTGGCGCATCAAACCATCGTCATGCAGTTCATTCTTGAACTGGCTAAGAGTCTGCAGGTGGATCCACGCGGCTGCTTCCGGCAGTTCTTCACAAAGAtcaag ACTGCAGATCAGCAGTATCAGGACGCATTTAATGATGAATTGGAGTCATTTAAGGAGCGTGTTCGCGGCCGAGCGAAGATTCGGATTGAGAAAGCAATGAAAGAATATGAGGAAGAGGAGCGGCAGAAGCGTTTGGGTCCCGGCGGTCTTGATCCGGTGGAGGTGTACGAAACCCTGCCTGAG GAGATGCAAAAATGCTTCGATGAGAAACACATTCAGATGCTGCAGGACACTATCAGCAAAATGGATCCCACG GAGGCCAAATACCACATGAAGCGCTGCATTGACTCAGGCTTGTGGGTGCCAAATTCTCAAGGAGCAAACGAAGAGGCAGAAAAAGACGCAGACGAGCTGCAGTATGAAGAGGTGCGGAAACAAGATCAGTGA
- the LOC127444862 gene encoding hsp90 co-chaperone Cdc37-like isoform X2 yields MERMEAFLKKGEEIEKSLTESKKKLAEVQRRVQELSVASTDESKAELSKAQAEEKRLKKEERSWEKKMEEHRTEEKKMPWNVDTLSKEGFSKSVVNVKPEKKEETEEEKEEKHKTYVEKYEKQIKHFGMLRRWDDSQKYLSDNPHLVCEETANYLVIMCIDLEVEEKHALMEQVAHQTIVMQFILELAKSLQVDPRGCFRQFFTKIKTADQQYQDAFNDELESFKERVRGRAKIRIEKAMKEYEEEERQKRLGPGGLDPVEVYETLPEEMQKCFDEKHIQMLQDTISKMDPTEAKYHMKRCIDSGLWVPNSQGANEEAEKDADELQYEEVRKQDQ; encoded by the exons ATGGAGCGCATGGAGGCCTTTCTGAAGAAGGGCGAGGAGATCGAGAAGAGCCTGACAGAGAGCAAGAAGAAGCTGGCAGAAGTGCAGCGACGAGTGCAGGAGTTGAGCGTGGCATCCACAGACGAGAGTAAAGCAGAGCTGAGTAAAGCTCAAGCAGAAGAGAAACGGCTGAAGAAAGAGGAGAGATCCTGGGAGAAGAAGATGGAGGAGCACCGCACGGAGGAGAAGAAGATGCCCTGGAACGTGGACACACTCAGTAAAGAGGGCTTCAGTAAG AGTGTCGTCAATGTAAAGCCGGAGAAAAAGGAGGAGACGGAGGAAGAGAAAGAAGAGAAACACAAGACCTACGTGGAGAAAtacgagaaacagatcaaacacTTTG GGATGTTGCGGCGCTGGGATGACTCTCAGAAATATCTGTCTGATAATCCTCACCTGGTGTGTGAGGAAACTGCTAATTACCTGGTTATCATGTGCATCGACCTGGAGGTGGAGGag AAACACGCTCTGATGGAGCAGGTGGCGCATCAAACCATCGTCATGCAGTTCATTCTTGAACTGGCTAAGAGTCTGCAGGTGGATCCACGCGGCTGCTTCCGGCAGTTCTTCACAAAGAtcaag ACTGCAGATCAGCAGTATCAGGACGCATTTAATGATGAATTGGAGTCATTTAAGGAGCGTGTTCGCGGCCGAGCGAAGATTCGGATTGAGAAAGCAATGAAAGAATATGAGGAAGAGGAGCGGCAGAAGCGTTTGGGTCCCGGCGGTCTTGATCCGGTGGAGGTGTACGAAACCCTGCCTGAG GAGATGCAAAAATGCTTCGATGAGAAACACATTCAGATGCTGCAGGACACTATCAGCAAAATGGATCCCACG GAGGCCAAATACCACATGAAGCGCTGCATTGACTCAGGCTTGTGGGTGCCAAATTCTCAAGGAGCAAACGAAGAGGCAGAAAAAGACGCAGACGAGCTGCAGTATGAAGAGGTGCGGAAACAAGATCAGTGA